The Pyrenophora tritici-repentis strain M4 chromosome 10, whole genome shotgun sequence genome contains a region encoding:
- a CDS encoding EntF, Non-ribosomal peptide synthetase module protein, whose product MRKRLTLTDEHKIFGWNGHRHPVKEERIEWIIQAKCQELLNQIAISAWDGELTYNALAEMSQRLASHLVELGVGPEVLVPLCFEKSMWTIVAMLAVLKAGGAFVPIDPAQPKRRIEHIFERIETSVVLTSCLHSDMAQGCGRRVVVVDQTLMSSLESGKGQVVPPGKTTATAYVMFTSGSTGEPKGVVVEHSAASTSCLAHGKMMNLGRGTRALQFSAHTFDFSLMEIFTTLMYGGCVCIPSDYDRTNNLADAITRLNVNMALLTPTVANLLEPTCVPSLKLMVLGGEAVEEKDIARWTGNVRLMNGYGPTECCILSNMHNIIPYHSTPRTIGTAVGSISWVVDPNNHDELVPIGVAGELLIEGPILAREYLNDVEKTRAVFIDNPAWLLRGTTNWPGRQGRLYKTGDLVRYEPDGELVYIGRKDGQVKIRGQRVELGEIEHHLRECMPTIQQTVVEVVTLAGDSKTTLAAFLQLDDEGRSALVDAASDNNAAAAAVSHVVLPAETSAKLAQQLPGYMIPSIYFAVQEIPLTASGKTDRKRLREVGGSFSAQQLAEMQTLAQGQKRQPSTEAQRTMQQLWARALSIEPASIGLDDSFFQLGGDSIVAIKLVGEARTAGVNLSVADLFSYPTLDTLPVVFGTCYQSGNSVRTD is encoded by the exons ATGCGGAAGAGGCTCACTTTAACTGATGAACATAAGATATTCGGTTGGAACGGGCACCGACACCCAGTGAAGGAGGAACGAATTGAGTGGATCATACAAGCTAAGTGTCAAGAATTGCTGAATCAAATCGCCATCTCCGCCTGGGATGGCGAGCTAACGTATAACGCATTGGCAGAGATGTCACAGCGACTTGCCAGCCATCTGGTCGAGCTTGGAGTAGGACCTGAGGTGCTAGTGCCTCTCTGCTTCGAGAAGTCCATGTGGACGATTGTCGCCATGCTGGCGGTGCTCAAGGCTGGCGGAGCCTTTGTGCCTATCGACCCTGCTCAACCTAAACGCCGAATCGAACACATATTTGAGCGGATCGAGACAAGCGTCGTTCTGACGTCCTGTCTACACTCGGATATGGCTCAGGGCTGTGGAAGGAGGGTTGTAGTAGTCGACCAAACCCTCATGAGCAGCCTGGAGTCTGGTAAAGGGCAGGTGGTTCCGCCTGGAAAAACCACTGCAACCGCCTACGTAATGTTCACATCAGGCAGCACTGGAGAGCCGAAAGGCGTGGTCGTTGAGCACTCTGCAGCATCTACCAGCTGCCTCGCTCATGGGAAGATGATGAACCTAGGAAGAGGAACTCGGGCTCTTCAATTCTCAGCGCACACTTTCGACTTCAGTTTGATGGAGATCTTCACAACACTAATGTACGGGGGATGCGTATGCATTCCATCTGACTATGACCGCACCAACAACCTGGCTGATGCTATTACACGACTGAATGTCAACATGGCCCTCCTTACACCGACTGTAGCCAATCTGCTGGAGCCTACTTGTGTACCCTCACTCAAGCTTATGGTACTAGGAGGAGAGGCTGTAGAAGAAAAGGATATTGCACGCTGGACTGGAAACGTACGTCTCATGAATGGCTATGGACCAACTGAATGCTGCATTCTGTCGAACATGCACAACATTATACCTTATCATTCGACCCCACGGACCATTGGAACAGCAGTCGgttcgatcagttgggtAGTAGATCCCAATAACCATGACGAACTAGTGCCAATTGGGGTAGCTGGTGAACTTCTGATTGAAGGACCTATTTTAGCTCGCGAATACCTAAATGACGTTGAGAAGACAAGGGCCGTATTTATTGATAACCCGGCCTGGCTGCTTCGTGGAACGACCAACTGGCCTGGACGACAAGGCCGATTGTATAAGACTGGAGACTTAGTCCGGTACGAGCCTGACGGCGAACTAGTCTACATAGGCCGCAAGGATGGCCAGGTTAAGATTCGAGGCCAGCGCGTTGAGCTGGGCGAGATCGAGCATCATTTGCGTGAATGCATGCCCACGATCCAGCAGACGGTCGTCGAGGTGGTGACGTTGGCGGGAGACAGCAAGACCACGCTGGCCGCCTTCCTACAGCTAGACGACGAGGGCCGCAGTGCACTCGTGGACGCTGCAAGTGATAACAatgcagcagcagcagcagtgTCACACGTTGTACTCCCGGCCGAGACAAGTGCAAAGTTGGCCCAGCAGCTGCCTGGATACATGATACCATCAATCTACTTTGCGGTGCAAGAGATCCCCCTGACTGCCTCTGGCAAGACGGATCGCAAGCGCCTGCGCGAAGTAGGCGGCTCGTTCTCAGCCCAGCAGCTGGCCGAAATGCAAACGCTAGCCCAAGGCCAGAAGCGCCAGCCGTCGACGGAGGCACAGCGCACGATGCAACAGCTGTGGGCTCGTGCGCTCAGCATCGAGCCCGCAAGCATCGGCCTCGACGACAGCTTCTTCCAGCTAGGTGGCGACTCCATCGTGGCCATCAAGCTTGTTGGCGAAGCTCGCACAGCCGGCGTCAACCTCTCCGTGGCTGACCTCTTTTCATATCCTACACTGGATACGTTACCTGTCGTCTTTGGG acttgctatcagtcaggtaactcagttcgaactgactga